A region from the Sphingomonas brevis genome encodes:
- the pheS gene encoding phenylalanine--tRNA ligase subunit alpha yields MSVDPLAARFAQEIAAAADLAALDAVRVAALGKSGEVTQLLKSLGTMDAETRTAEAPRIHGLREAVSEAIAAKKAALENAELERRLATERLDLSLPSIEAPRGSIHPVSQVMDELAEIFADLGFSVAEGPEIEDDWHNFTALNIPETHPARAMQDTFYMDERGADGAPKVLRTHTSPVQIRTMQSSPPPIRVIAPGRVYRSDSDATHTPMFHQIEGLVIDRKITLGHLKWTLETFLKAFFERDDVVLRMRPSYFPFTEPSAEVDVGWSMEKGRRVVGGNEGWMEVLGSGMVHPKVIANCGLDPDEWQGFAFGTGVDRLAMLKYGMDDLRAFFDGDLRWMKHYGFRFLDVPTLSGGVGA; encoded by the coding sequence ATGTCCGTCGACCCGCTTGCAGCCCGCTTTGCGCAAGAGATCGCCGCCGCCGCCGACCTTGCCGCGCTGGACGCGGTGCGAGTGGCGGCGCTCGGCAAATCGGGCGAGGTTACCCAGCTGTTGAAATCGCTGGGCACGATGGATGCCGAGACGCGCACCGCCGAAGCGCCCCGGATCCATGGCTTACGCGAAGCGGTGAGCGAGGCAATCGCGGCGAAAAAGGCGGCGCTCGAAAATGCCGAGCTCGAACGGCGGCTGGCGACCGAGCGGCTCGACCTGTCGCTGCCGTCGATCGAAGCGCCGCGCGGCTCGATCCACCCGGTAAGCCAGGTGATGGACGAGCTGGCCGAGATTTTCGCCGACCTCGGATTTTCGGTCGCGGAAGGGCCGGAGATCGAGGACGACTGGCACAATTTCACCGCGCTCAACATTCCCGAGACGCATCCGGCGCGGGCGATGCAGGATACTTTCTACATGGACGAGAGGGGCGCGGACGGCGCCCCCAAGGTGCTGCGCACCCACACCTCGCCGGTACAGATCCGGACGATGCAATCGAGCCCGCCACCGATCCGGGTGATCGCGCCAGGCCGCGTCTATCGCAGCGACAGCGACGCGACCCACACGCCGATGTTCCATCAGATTGAGGGACTGGTGATCGATCGCAAGATCACGCTGGGCCATCTCAAATGGACGTTGGAGACCTTTCTCAAGGCCTTCTTCGAGCGCGACGACGTCGTGCTCCGGATGCGGCCGAGCTACTTCCCCTTTACCGAGCCGTCGGCCGAGGTCGATGTCGGCTGGTCGATGGAAAAGGGCCGCCGCGTGGTCGGCGGCAACGAGGGCTGGATGGAAGTGCTGGGCAGCGGCATGGTCCATCCCAAGGTCATCGCCAATTGCGGCCTCGACCCTGACGAATGGCAAGGCTTCGCCTTCGGCACCGGCGTCGACCGGCTGGCGATGCTCAAATATGGAATGGATGATTTGCGCGCCTTCTTCGACGGCGACCTTCGCTGGATGAAGCATTACGGCTTCCGCTTCCTCGACGTGCCGACGCTCAGCGGGGGAGTGGGCGCATGA
- a CDS encoding FtsX-like permease family protein codes for MSQLTISDAEQRLIPSSGIRGPVPLLIAIMSFVMVVVAAAGLALANTGSVVRAGVEHRYSIQISDGAARAPAAIAAARASPGVSRVQQVDPADLRRTLERWLGPASKEADLPLPAIIDVDLKPGAKPAAVARAVQKAVPSARLIAHQASLAPLLKALRGLTLLALGLVLMIALASAAAVVLAARGALDTHRGTIEVMHGIGATDDQVARLFVRQIGIDALLGGIIGGAVAGLSVAAIIGGAGQATMLAGASPLSWQDALWLVTLPIAIALLATLVARSALLRALRERL; via the coding sequence ATGAGCCAATTGACCATCTCCGACGCCGAACAGCGGCTGATCCCGTCGAGCGGCATTCGCGGCCCAGTGCCCTTGCTGATCGCCATCATGAGCTTCGTTATGGTGGTGGTCGCCGCCGCGGGACTTGCACTGGCCAACACCGGATCGGTCGTCCGGGCCGGAGTAGAACATCGCTATTCGATTCAGATCTCCGACGGCGCCGCCAGGGCCCCGGCGGCGATCGCCGCTGCCCGGGCCAGTCCAGGCGTTTCCCGTGTCCAGCAAGTCGATCCGGCCGACCTTCGCCGAACGCTCGAGCGTTGGCTCGGGCCGGCGTCGAAAGAGGCGGACCTGCCGCTCCCGGCGATCATCGACGTCGATCTTAAACCTGGAGCGAAACCCGCGGCCGTTGCAAGGGCAGTCCAGAAAGCGGTGCCATCGGCGCGCTTGATTGCCCACCAGGCCAGTCTCGCGCCCTTGCTCAAGGCACTGCGCGGGCTGACTTTGCTGGCGCTAGGGCTGGTGCTGATGATCGCTCTGGCAAGCGCGGCCGCGGTCGTGCTGGCGGCGAGAGGCGCGCTCGACACGCATCGCGGAACGATCGAGGTGATGCACGGGATCGGCGCTACCGATGACCAGGTGGCGCGGCTGTTCGTGCGGCAGATCGGGATCGACGCCTTGCTTGGCGGAATCATCGGCGGGGCGGTGGCCGGCCTGAGCGTCGCCGCAATCATTGGCGGCGCGGGCCAGGCAACCATGCTTGCGGGCGCGTCCCCGCTGAGCTGGCAGGATGCCCTTTGGCTGGTGACCTTGCCGATCGCCATTGCCCTGCTGGCAACCCTAGTTGCCAGGTCGGCCTTGCTCAGGGCATTGCGCGAGCGTCTATGA
- the ftsE gene encoding cell division ATP-binding protein FtsE: MPGTIVEFDRVGLRYGTGAEVLRDLDFRLNEGGFYFLTGPSGAGKTSLLKLLYLAQRPTRGRMALFGDQLDHAPRDSLPGYRRRIGVVFQDFRLIRHLSAFDNVALPLRIAGHGDAEVEGPVREMLAWVGLADRASARPPTLSGGEQQRVAIARAVIARPELIIADEPTGNVDAAMATRILHLLTAMNRLGTTVIVATHDVGLIAATPGAQLIRLENGLLVDPTGLLKHPPGRAQ, from the coding sequence TTGCCGGGGACGATCGTCGAATTTGACCGGGTGGGATTGCGCTACGGCACGGGCGCGGAAGTGCTGCGCGATCTCGATTTCCGACTTAACGAGGGCGGGTTCTATTTTCTCACCGGGCCGTCCGGCGCCGGCAAGACCTCTCTCCTGAAGCTGCTCTACCTTGCCCAGCGACCGACGCGTGGGCGGATGGCGTTATTCGGCGACCAGCTCGATCATGCGCCTCGCGACTCCCTGCCCGGCTATCGCCGCCGGATCGGCGTGGTGTTCCAGGACTTCCGGCTGATCCGGCATCTGTCAGCGTTCGACAATGTCGCCCTGCCTCTGAGGATCGCCGGCCACGGCGACGCCGAGGTCGAAGGCCCCGTCCGAGAAATGCTGGCCTGGGTCGGACTGGCCGACCGAGCCAGCGCCCGGCCCCCGACGCTTTCGGGCGGCGAACAGCAGCGGGTCGCGATCGCCCGGGCGGTCATTGCCCGCCCCGAACTGATTATCGCCGACGAGCCGACCGGCAACGTCGATGCGGCGATGGCGACACGCATCCTTCACCTGCTGACCGCGATGAACCGGCTTGGAACCACCGTTATCGTCGCCACCCATGATGTCGGCCTGATCGCGGCGACTCCGGGCGCCCAGCTGATCCGCCTCGAGAATGGCTTGTTGGTCGATCCGACCGGCCTGCTCAAGCATCCGCCGGGCCGCGCGCAATGA
- the pheT gene encoding phenylalanine--tRNA ligase subunit beta: protein MKFTLSWLKDHLDTGADAATVAETLTRIGLEVEGVDNPAEALKPFTVARVLTAERHPQADKLQVLTVDTGDGGQPLQVVCGAPNARAGLVGVFGGPGTYVPGSDFTLKKAAIRGVESNGMMCSARELQLGEDHDGIIELPADAPVGTSFADYAGLDDAVFDVAITPNRQDCMGVRGIARDLAAAGLGKLKPLDVPSIEGSFDNPVEIRVEDSEGCPAFFGRTIRGLTNGASPEWMQRRLKAAGQRPISALVDITNYVMLDLGRPAHAYDLNELKGAVSARRAADGEKVLALNEKEYVLDGTMTVIADEAQVHDIGGIMGGEHSGVSAVTTGTLLEIAYFTPDNIARTGQKLQLTSDARSRFERGVDPAFLDDGLAILTGHVLEICGGEASRVTRAGQPPLEERSVRFDPDRTRDLGGMDVPVDEQKAILERLGFRIEGDQAFVPSWRRDVIGTADLVEEVTRIVGYDRIPSAPLPRAEGVARATATRSQMVERKVRRAAAARGLDEAINWSFIGKDDADLFGGASHVVANPISEDMKYMRPSMIPGLAAAARRNADRGASSIRLFEVGRRYMADAERPTVGIMLAGDKAPRSWLVAKGADFDAFDAKAEVLALLDAAGAPVGNLQLGMGAGDTWHPGRSATLSLGKNVLAAFGELHPRIERALEVPAGTVAAEIYLDAIPAARSSERARVAFAPPALQAISRDFAFIVPAGLAADSLVRAIRGADKALITDARLFDRFEGTSGLSLAVEVTLQPVDKSFTDAEIGEVSKKVIAAAEKLGARLRS, encoded by the coding sequence ATGAAGTTCACCCTTTCGTGGCTGAAGGATCATCTCGACACGGGTGCCGACGCGGCGACGGTGGCGGAGACGCTGACGCGCATCGGGCTTGAAGTCGAAGGCGTCGACAATCCGGCGGAGGCGCTGAAGCCCTTCACGGTCGCGCGCGTGCTGACCGCCGAGCGTCACCCGCAGGCCGACAAGCTGCAGGTGCTGACGGTTGACACCGGCGACGGCGGCCAGCCGTTGCAGGTCGTGTGTGGCGCGCCCAATGCCCGCGCCGGCCTGGTCGGCGTGTTCGGCGGTCCGGGCACCTATGTCCCGGGCAGCGATTTCACACTGAAGAAGGCGGCGATCCGCGGGGTCGAGAGCAACGGCATGATGTGCTCGGCGCGCGAGCTGCAACTGGGCGAGGATCATGACGGGATCATCGAGCTTCCAGCCGATGCGCCGGTCGGGACCAGCTTCGCCGATTATGCCGGGCTGGACGATGCGGTGTTCGACGTCGCCATCACGCCCAACCGGCAGGATTGCATGGGCGTGCGCGGAATCGCCCGCGACCTCGCCGCGGCCGGCCTCGGCAAGCTGAAGCCGCTCGACGTGCCGTCGATCGAGGGCAGCTTCGACAATCCGGTCGAGATCAGGGTCGAGGACAGCGAAGGCTGCCCCGCATTCTTCGGCCGGACCATTCGCGGCCTCACCAATGGCGCTTCGCCCGAGTGGATGCAGCGGCGGCTGAAGGCTGCCGGACAGCGGCCGATCTCGGCGCTGGTCGACATCACCAACTATGTGATGCTCGACCTTGGCCGGCCGGCCCATGCCTATGACCTCAATGAGCTGAAGGGCGCCGTATCGGCCCGCCGCGCCGCGGACGGCGAGAAAGTGCTGGCGCTCAACGAGAAGGAATATGTGCTCGACGGCACGATGACGGTAATCGCCGACGAGGCCCAGGTCCACGATATCGGCGGGATCATGGGCGGCGAACATTCGGGGGTTAGCGCAGTCACCACCGGGACCTTGCTCGAAATCGCCTATTTCACGCCCGACAATATCGCCCGCACCGGGCAGAAGCTGCAGCTGACAAGCGACGCTCGCAGCCGGTTCGAACGGGGCGTCGACCCGGCCTTTCTCGATGACGGGCTGGCAATCCTGACCGGCCATGTGCTCGAGATTTGCGGCGGCGAGGCAAGCCGGGTGACCCGCGCCGGCCAGCCGCCGCTTGAGGAACGGAGCGTCAGGTTCGATCCCGACCGCACCCGCGATCTCGGCGGAATGGACGTTCCCGTCGACGAGCAGAAAGCGATTCTCGAGCGGCTCGGATTCCGGATCGAGGGCGACCAGGCGTTCGTCCCCAGCTGGCGCCGAGATGTCATCGGTACCGCCGACCTGGTCGAGGAAGTGACCCGAATCGTCGGTTACGACCGGATCCCGTCGGCGCCATTGCCGCGCGCGGAAGGCGTTGCTCGTGCCACCGCTACCCGATCCCAGATGGTCGAGCGCAAGGTGCGGCGCGCGGCGGCGGCGCGCGGCCTCGATGAAGCGATAAACTGGAGCTTCATTGGCAAGGATGATGCGGATTTGTTCGGCGGTGCCAGCCATGTGGTGGCCAATCCGATCAGCGAAGACATGAAATATATGCGGCCGTCGATGATCCCCGGGCTGGCCGCGGCGGCGCGGCGCAACGCCGATCGCGGCGCGTCCTCTATCCGCCTGTTCGAAGTCGGGCGCCGCTACATGGCCGATGCCGAGCGGCCGACGGTCGGCATCATGCTGGCGGGCGACAAGGCTCCGCGAAGCTGGCTTGTCGCCAAGGGCGCCGATTTCGACGCGTTCGACGCCAAGGCCGAAGTGCTGGCGCTGCTCGATGCCGCCGGGGCGCCGGTCGGCAATCTGCAGCTCGGCATGGGCGCGGGCGACACCTGGCATCCTGGCCGGTCGGCGACCTTGAGCCTGGGCAAGAATGTCCTGGCGGCGTTCGGCGAGCTTCATCCGCGGATCGAACGGGCGCTCGAAGTGCCGGCGGGAACGGTCGCGGCGGAAATCTACCTTGACGCCATCCCGGCCGCGCGCAGCAGCGAGCGAGCGCGCGTCGCCTTTGCGCCGCCGGCGCTGCAAGCGATCAGCCGCGACTTCGCCTTCATCGTTCCGGCCGGTCTGGCCGCGGACTCGTTGGTCCGGGCGATTCGCGGCGCCGACAAGGCGCTGATCACCGACGCCCGCCTGTTCGACCGGTTCGAAGGAACGAGCGGCCTGAGCCTGGCGGTCGAGGTGACGCTGCAACCGGTCGACAAAAGCTTCACCGATGCGGAGATCGGCGAGGTGTCGAAGAAGGTCATTGCCGCAGCCGAGAAGCTCGGGGCGAGGTTGCGGAGTTAG
- a CDS encoding YdcF family protein, with protein sequence MIARALAFLAILYVLGFALFAVTLGDPAPADSPNVDAIVAITGGKGRIEHGAKLLAEGKGRRLLIAGADPSVRKVDLVARLHAPGKLFDCCVDLGSESVDTRSNAEEAKRWIERHHYKSIRLVTSDWHMRRARYEFNRQIDRNVKIIPDAVRTEPNFGTLFAEYNKYVLRRLSVWLDI encoded by the coding sequence ATGATCGCCCGCGCCCTTGCATTCCTCGCTATTCTTTACGTCCTCGGGTTCGCGCTTTTCGCCGTGACGCTGGGCGATCCGGCACCGGCCGATTCGCCCAATGTCGACGCGATCGTCGCCATCACCGGCGGCAAGGGCCGGATCGAACATGGCGCGAAGCTACTGGCGGAAGGCAAGGGCAGGCGGCTACTCATTGCCGGTGCCGATCCCTCGGTCAGGAAGGTCGATCTGGTCGCCCGGCTGCATGCACCGGGAAAGCTGTTCGACTGCTGTGTCGACCTCGGGTCGGAATCGGTCGACACCCGTTCCAATGCGGAGGAAGCCAAGCGCTGGATCGAGCGGCATCATTACAAGAGCATCCGCCTGGTCACCAGCGACTGGCACATGCGGCGGGCCCGCTATGAGTTCAACCGGCAGATCGACCGCAACGTGAAGATCATTCCCGACGCGGTCCGGACCGAGCCCAACTTCGGCACCTTGTTCGCCGAGTATAATAAATATGTGCTGCGCCGCCTGAGCGTCTGGCTCGATATCTAG
- a CDS encoding lysophospholipid acyltransferase family protein encodes MSAIRSLLFFLLFYPGTLIYVLTVILVSPFGTPPVRKVVHGWSDFHHWLVRHVLGIRFEWDGEIPGGPFLIAVKHQAMVETVEALRFARTPVVVMKRELTTMPLFGWVTLRYGSIGVHREAGAQALREMMAKGKEAVSEGRPVVIFPEGTRVPVGESPPLRPGFAGLYRALGLPVVPVAHDSGKLWPRGLVKQPGTIHFKVGETIPPGLKRDDVEARVHQAINALN; translated from the coding sequence ATGTCTGCCATTCGCTCGCTGCTATTCTTCCTGCTCTTTTACCCCGGCACCTTGATCTATGTGCTGACGGTTATCCTGGTCTCGCCGTTCGGGACCCCTCCGGTCAGGAAGGTGGTCCACGGCTGGTCCGACTTTCACCACTGGCTGGTTCGCCATGTCCTCGGCATCCGGTTCGAATGGGACGGAGAGATTCCCGGAGGCCCCTTCCTTATCGCGGTCAAGCATCAGGCGATGGTCGAAACGGTCGAGGCGCTGCGCTTTGCCCGGACCCCGGTAGTGGTGATGAAGCGGGAGCTGACCACCATGCCCTTGTTCGGCTGGGTGACACTTCGTTACGGATCGATCGGGGTCCATCGCGAAGCCGGGGCGCAGGCGCTCAGGGAGATGATGGCCAAAGGCAAGGAGGCGGTTTCGGAAGGCCGGCCGGTGGTAATTTTTCCCGAAGGAACGCGGGTACCGGTCGGCGAATCGCCGCCGCTTCGCCCCGGGTTTGCGGGCCTTTATCGAGCGCTCGGCCTGCCGGTCGTGCCGGTGGCGCATGACAGCGGGAAGCTATGGCCGCGCGGCCTCGTCAAGCAGCCAGGCACCATCCACTTCAAAGTGGGCGAGACGATCCCGCCGGGCCTCAAGCGCGATGACGTCGAAGCCCGAGTTCATCAGGCAATCAACGCGCTCAACTGA